In Desulfoplanes formicivorans, a genomic segment contains:
- a CDS encoding DMT family transporter: MSRIIDKSYGTWWPSVALLTAVFLWGSSYAAMKVVVAAFGPMVTIWVRMVVASVMFGAIGWRELVGIRLRDDWKWLALLFFCQPCMYFLCEGFAVKLTSSSQAGMISAILPLMVMCGAYVLLGEKSGLHVWAGCLLSLAGVAWLTLESVPTRSAPNPLAGNLLEVAAMGFAAGYMLLVRKLSGRYRPFVLTGLQCMAGSLFFLPGVIGSDITWKAPLWTYVLLFYLGSLVTLGAFGLYNWGISRVPAGRASVFVNLVPVIALCLGVMFMNESLNMAQTMACVIVFAGVLLSQIRMPRAHGGPTLTPVRKASE; encoded by the coding sequence ATGTCCAGGATAATTGATAAATCGTACGGAACCTGGTGGCCTTCTGTGGCCTTGCTCACGGCCGTGTTTTTGTGGGGCAGTTCCTATGCGGCCATGAAGGTGGTTGTGGCCGCATTCGGGCCCATGGTCACCATCTGGGTCCGGATGGTGGTGGCCAGTGTGATGTTCGGGGCCATTGGCTGGCGGGAACTGGTTGGCATCCGCTTGCGGGATGATTGGAAGTGGCTGGCCCTGCTTTTTTTCTGTCAGCCCTGCATGTACTTTTTGTGTGAGGGCTTTGCCGTCAAGCTGACCTCCTCGTCCCAGGCCGGGATGATATCGGCCATCCTGCCCCTTATGGTCATGTGCGGAGCGTATGTCTTGCTCGGCGAAAAGAGCGGTCTGCATGTTTGGGCAGGGTGCTTGCTTTCCCTGGCCGGAGTGGCCTGGCTGACCCTTGAATCCGTACCCACCCGGTCCGCTCCCAATCCGTTGGCCGGCAACCTTCTTGAGGTCGCGGCCATGGGGTTTGCAGCCGGGTACATGCTGCTGGTGAGAAAGCTTTCCGGCCGCTACCGGCCTTTTGTGCTCACGGGATTGCAATGCATGGCCGGAAGTCTGTTTTTTCTGCCGGGGGTCATTGGATCGGATATCACATGGAAGGCACCTCTTTGGACCTATGTCTTGCTTTTCTATCTCGGTTCCCTGGTCACCCTGGGGGCCTTTGGCCTGTACAATTGGGGCATATCCCGTGTGCCTGCGGGCAGGGCCTCGGTTTTTGTCAATCTTGTTCCGGTGATCGCCCTTTGCCTGGGGGTGATGTTCATGAACGAATCCCTGAACATGGCCCAGACCATGGCCTGCGTCATTGTGTTTGCCGGGGTGCTGTTATCCCAGATCAGGATGCCTCGGGCACATGGCGGTCCAACGCTCACCCCGGTCAGAAAGGCAAGCGAGTAG
- a CDS encoding peptidylprolyl isomerase has product MRWIITLMCILVPFSAMGADNPLVELTTTKGTIVLQLDKQHAPHTVDNFLDYVQSGFYKGTIFHRVIEGFMIQGGGLDTNMQPKKTNAPIRNEGRNGLKNTKYTVAMARTNNPHSASSQFFINTADNAFLDTRGSTWGYAVFGKVYRGADVVDAIEEVVTTTRAGYKDVPAKPVVILDVRVIED; this is encoded by the coding sequence ATGCGCTGGATAATCACCCTGATGTGCATTCTTGTCCCGTTTTCGGCCATGGGAGCGGACAATCCCCTGGTGGAGCTGACAACCACCAAGGGAACCATTGTTCTTCAACTGGACAAGCAGCATGCCCCCCACACGGTGGATAACTTTCTGGACTATGTGCAGAGCGGCTTTTACAAGGGGACCATCTTTCACCGAGTCATCGAGGGGTTCATGATCCAGGGAGGCGGTCTGGACACGAACATGCAGCCCAAAAAGACCAACGCTCCCATCAGGAATGAAGGCAGAAACGGGCTCAAAAACACCAAGTATACCGTTGCCATGGCCCGAACAAACAATCCCCATTCGGCCAGTTCCCAGTTTTTCATCAACACGGCGGACAACGCGTTCTTGGATACCAGAGGATCCACATGGGGATATGCCGTGTTCGGCAAGGTCTACCGGGGAGCTGACGTGGTTGACGCCATAGAAGAAGTGGTCACCACGACCCGGGCCGGGTACAAGGATGTTCCCGCCAAACCGGTGGTCATCCTGGACGTCCGGGTCATTGAAGATTAG
- a CDS encoding amidohydrolase family protein, translated as MHVFPVQLPPGAPDQNLVLVRSARVLTMSSPWGTIDHGGVLVTLGQKSYPVVKKIGRAADLAARHDVPIIDCHKAWLIPGLINGHTHLELSHLAGQPDAHKGFTAWAESLFALMQAPAREEAIAHALSQLYQTGTVLAADMGGHNAPLVASIMERDSLVDVLFMIQRMGFAKPKDESLRPYAFARDLVDRYLPGGRFAYAGHALYSTHPRILQLTKAWCEEHNLPFALHLAESLDEVELMRDGTGPLAAVLGKSGLLPSWFVPSGMTPVACAHKLGLLGPTTLAVHCVHVNDRDVELLASTGTSVCLCPRSNVYIGVGTPPVASMRQAGIRLCLGTDGLSSNNDLDLAREMDAVLNVDPGLDLEGVLRMATRNAAAILGVDAQYGTIEPGKRACLAMLERE; from the coding sequence ATGCATGTTTTTCCAGTTCAATTGCCGCCAGGTGCACCCGATCAGAACCTGGTTCTTGTCCGCTCAGCACGGGTTCTGACCATGTCTTCCCCATGGGGGACCATTGACCATGGCGGGGTGCTTGTTACCCTGGGGCAGAAGTCGTACCCGGTGGTCAAGAAGATCGGCAGGGCAGCGGATCTGGCCGCCCGGCATGATGTCCCCATCATTGATTGCCACAAGGCATGGCTCATCCCGGGCCTGATCAATGGGCACACGCATCTCGAACTGTCGCATCTGGCCGGGCAGCCAGATGCCCACAAAGGATTCACCGCATGGGCCGAGAGTTTGTTTGCCTTGATGCAGGCCCCTGCCCGTGAGGAGGCCATTGCCCACGCCCTGAGTCAGCTTTACCAGACAGGAACCGTGCTGGCAGCTGATATGGGTGGCCATAACGCCCCCCTGGTGGCGTCCATCATGGAAAGGGATTCCCTGGTGGACGTGTTGTTCATGATCCAGCGCATGGGATTTGCCAAACCAAAGGACGAGTCCTTGCGACCCTATGCTTTTGCCCGGGATCTGGTTGATCGCTACCTGCCCGGCGGCCGGTTTGCCTATGCCGGCCACGCCCTGTATTCCACCCACCCCAGAATCCTGCAATTGACCAAGGCCTGGTGTGAAGAGCACAACCTTCCTTTTGCCCTCCATCTGGCCGAGTCCCTTGACGAGGTGGAACTCATGCGTGACGGCACCGGTCCTTTGGCCGCTGTTCTCGGCAAATCCGGCCTGTTGCCTTCCTGGTTTGTTCCCTCGGGCATGACCCCTGTGGCCTGTGCCCATAAGCTGGGGCTGCTCGGGCCCACTACCCTGGCTGTCCATTGCGTACACGTCAACGATCGGGATGTGGAGCTGTTGGCCTCCACCGGAACATCGGTTTGTCTGTGCCCGCGCAGCAATGTGTATATTGGCGTGGGCACGCCTCCGGTTGCCTCTATGCGTCAGGCAGGCATTCGTCTGTGTCTGGGAACCGATGGGCTCAGTTCCAACAATGACCTGGACCTTGCCCGTGAAATGGATGCGGTACTGAATGTGGACCCGGGCCTTGATCTGGAAGGCGTGCTACGCATGGCAACCAGAAATGCTGCGGCCATCCTGGGGGTTGATGCTCAATATGGAACCATTGAACCGGGCAAACGGGCGTGTTTGGCAATGCTTGAAAGAGAGTGA
- a CDS encoding metal-dependent hydrolase, whose translation MPGYRGHLAGGLLAGAGTLAGLIWFGIYLPDIKTALLLVSLVLMGALFPDVDTDSKGQNFFYAVLVVVDLALLIQGDYKWSAILGFCALLPAVGRHRGWTHTWWAMLLVPLPMVILPVWLYQTPWQHLLPFYGATVLGYFSHLLLDRKF comes from the coding sequence ATGCCGGGATACCGCGGGCATTTGGCTGGAGGATTGCTGGCTGGCGCAGGAACATTGGCCGGGTTGATCTGGTTCGGGATATACTTGCCGGATATCAAGACGGCTCTGCTTCTGGTGAGCCTCGTTCTGATGGGCGCTCTCTTTCCGGATGTGGACACGGATTCCAAGGGGCAAAATTTTTTTTATGCCGTTCTCGTTGTCGTGGATCTGGCACTCCTGATCCAGGGAGACTACAAATGGTCGGCCATCCTGGGTTTTTGCGCCCTGTTGCCGGCTGTGGGACGCCACCGCGGGTGGACCCACACCTGGTGGGCCATGCTTCTGGTGCCGCTGCCCATGGTCATTCTGCCTGTTTGGTTATACCAAACTCCGTGGCAGCATCTTCTTCCCTTTTACGGGGCAACCGTGCTGGGGTATTTTTCCCATCTCCTGCTGGACAGGAAGTTCTGA
- a CDS encoding SufB/SufD family protein, with amino-acid sequence MSELKANQEKVEVDLQRYAFSGGEDDVIKGIDRVTPEDREQLLMAGVDVSQKGRSGTYLQFDHAKVHCSSCQKGVEVLGINEALAKYDGLPDYFWKAVDKDQDEFTRASAAQKTQGGYFIRTEKGAKITEPVQSCLFIKGENTGQNVHNVVIVEENSEVHIITGCATSHDVVSAMHLGISEFYIKKGGRLTFTMIHNWGEDVVVRPRTVGIVEEDGVFLNNYILLNRVKSVQSYPTIHLNGRGAVARFNAVIVTPKGSHVDTGNRIILNAPETRGEIISRTITTGGMNIARGEIVGNAVPAKGHLECKGLILGDGVIHAIPELKGTRTGVELSHEAAVGKIAQEEIEYLMARGLDEDEATSTIVRGFLNVDIMGLPRELKENIDRTIAEHEGDMF; translated from the coding sequence ATGTCTGAACTAAAAGCGAACCAGGAAAAGGTCGAGGTGGATCTCCAACGGTATGCCTTCTCCGGCGGGGAAGATGATGTGATCAAGGGGATTGACCGGGTCACTCCCGAGGATCGTGAACAGTTGCTCATGGCCGGTGTGGACGTTTCCCAGAAGGGGCGCAGCGGCACCTATCTGCAGTTTGATCACGCCAAGGTGCATTGTTCTTCCTGTCAGAAAGGGGTCGAGGTGCTGGGTATCAACGAGGCCCTGGCCAAATATGATGGCTTGCCCGACTATTTCTGGAAGGCCGTGGACAAGGATCAGGATGAATTCACCCGAGCCTCGGCGGCCCAGAAGACCCAGGGCGGCTATTTCATCCGGACGGAAAAGGGGGCCAAGATCACCGAACCGGTTCAGTCCTGTCTGTTCATCAAGGGGGAAAACACCGGGCAGAACGTGCATAACGTGGTGATTGTGGAGGAAAACTCCGAAGTCCACATCATCACGGGGTGTGCCACGTCCCATGACGTGGTTTCGGCCATGCATCTGGGTATTTCGGAATTTTACATCAAGAAGGGGGGCAGACTGACCTTCACCATGATTCACAACTGGGGCGAGGACGTGGTGGTCAGGCCCAGGACCGTGGGGATCGTGGAGGAAGACGGGGTGTTTCTGAACAATTACATCCTGCTGAACAGGGTCAAGTCCGTCCAGTCCTATCCCACCATCCATCTCAATGGGCGCGGGGCAGTGGCCCGGTTCAATGCGGTCATTGTCACCCCCAAGGGGTCACATGTGGATACGGGCAACCGGATCATCCTCAATGCCCCTGAGACCCGCGGAGAAATCATCTCCCGGACCATCACCACGGGCGGGATGAATATTGCCCGGGGAGAGATCGTGGGCAATGCCGTGCCAGCCAAGGGACATCTCGAATGCAAGGGTCTCATTCTGGGCGACGGGGTCATTCATGCCATTCCCGAGCTCAAGGGCACCCGCACCGGGGTGGAGCTCTCCCATGAGGCCGCCGTGGGCAAGATCGCCCAGGAAGAGATCGAATATCTCATGGCTCGTGGACTTGACGAAGACGAGGCTACCTCGACCATTGTTCGCGGGTTTCTGAACGTGGACATCATGGGGTTGCCCCGGGAACTCAAGGAGAACATTGATCGGACCATTGCCGAGCATGAGGGCGACATGTTCTAG
- a CDS encoding ABC transporter ATP-binding protein gives MLNIHDLHVKIGDKEVLKGINLNIEDGETFILFGPNGSGKTSLLMTIMGFNGYEVTAGQIIFRGKDITHMPTYERARLGIGMSFQRPPTIHGLKTRDLVRLCARDKHFDVPGMARTVNFESFLERDINDGFSGGEIKRSELLQLMAQDPYLVLFDEPESGVDLENMALVGKTARKLLDGPLEPSPYETMRDRRARHITSGLIITHTGYILDYVNADRGQVMYDGRLCCDAKPNRPRDILDHISKYGYKECVRCLN, from the coding sequence ATGCTCAACATACATGATTTGCATGTCAAAATCGGTGACAAGGAGGTCCTCAAGGGGATCAACTTGAACATAGAGGATGGGGAAACATTCATCCTGTTCGGGCCCAATGGATCGGGCAAAACCAGTCTGCTCATGACCATCATGGGATTTAACGGCTATGAAGTGACTGCCGGTCAGATCATTTTCCGGGGCAAGGATATCACCCATATGCCCACCTATGAACGGGCCCGTCTTGGCATTGGCATGTCCTTTCAGCGGCCGCCGACCATTCACGGGTTGAAGACCAGGGATCTGGTGCGCCTCTGTGCCCGGGACAAGCATTTTGACGTTCCCGGCATGGCCCGGACAGTCAACTTCGAGTCCTTTCTGGAACGCGACATCAATGACGGTTTTTCCGGCGGCGAGATCAAGCGTTCGGAGCTCCTCCAGCTCATGGCCCAGGATCCGTATCTGGTCCTGTTTGACGAGCCTGAGTCGGGAGTGGATCTGGAGAACATGGCCCTTGTGGGCAAGACCGCACGCAAGCTGCTGGATGGTCCCCTGGAACCTTCCCCCTATGAAACCATGCGGGATCGCAGGGCCAGGCACATCACCTCGGGACTGATCATCACCCATACCGGATATATTTTGGACTATGTCAATGCCGATCGCGGTCAGGTCATGTATGACGGACGGTTGTGCTGTGATGCCAAACCCAATCGACCCCGGGATATTCTCGATCACATCAGCAAATACGGCTACAAGGAGTGTGTCAGATGTCTGAACTAA
- a CDS encoding CvpA family protein yields MNTLDIVFVIILGTLCLRGIFRGMVREIASILGLVLAFVLANKFHEELLPSIQKFIATPGYARATAYLVIFFGTMIAVFVVSTLLKHFLKMIMLGWLDRLGGGGLGLAKGLLLCSVILIVLTTFLSPKTSLLSTSKVAPYIGMVNNALAGFLPDNMQDEFRSKSSSLKELWHADWMEKLKQKQEALRGNN; encoded by the coding sequence ATGAACACATTGGATATCGTCTTTGTCATCATCCTGGGCACCCTATGCCTGCGGGGCATCTTCAGGGGCATGGTCCGGGAGATTGCATCTATTCTGGGGCTGGTGCTGGCCTTTGTTCTGGCCAACAAATTTCACGAGGAGTTGCTGCCCTCGATCCAAAAATTCATCGCAACACCCGGGTATGCCCGGGCAACCGCCTATCTGGTCATTTTCTTTGGCACCATGATTGCGGTGTTCGTTGTATCCACCCTGCTCAAGCACTTTCTCAAAATGATCATGCTCGGCTGGCTGGACCGACTGGGCGGGGGCGGACTGGGACTGGCCAAGGGCCTGCTCCTGTGCAGCGTTATCCTCATCGTCCTGACCACGTTTCTCTCCCCCAAAACATCCCTCCTCTCCACATCCAAAGTGGCCCCGTATATAGGCATGGTCAACAACGCCCTTGCGGGATTTCTGCCCGACAACATGCAGGATGAATTTCGTTCCAAAAGCTCCTCCCTCAAGGAACTCTGGCACGCCGACTGGATGGAAAAACTGAAACAAAAGCAGGAAGCATTGCGTGGAAACAACTAA
- the mazG gene encoding nucleoside triphosphate pyrophosphohydrolase, translating into METTNTNIQQIIDVIERLVAPDGCPWDRQQTPETLCDYVIEECFELVEAIRDKDIDGIREELGDVFFLLTFIGQWYARAGNFSLDQVWQENAAKMIRRHPHVFADQDITTASQLYANWERIKKQEKADHGDGPQKVFASLPKALPPLLRAYRINSKAARIGFTWDKDEDQETKLREEWQEWLEAKQSGDPRQMEEEFGDYLFALTEYGRRHNLKANTCLSRANKKFLDRFDKLENLAIERGLDISEMSLQEMDQLWDTIKQQEDKSGSD; encoded by the coding sequence GTGGAAACAACTAATACGAACATTCAACAGATCATTGATGTCATCGAACGTTTGGTCGCTCCCGACGGCTGTCCCTGGGACCGCCAACAAACGCCCGAAACCTTGTGTGACTATGTCATTGAAGAATGCTTCGAACTGGTGGAAGCCATTCGGGACAAGGATATTGACGGCATCAGGGAAGAACTCGGCGATGTCTTTTTTTTGCTGACGTTCATTGGCCAGTGGTACGCCCGGGCAGGCAATTTTTCCCTGGACCAGGTCTGGCAGGAAAACGCCGCCAAAATGATCCGCAGACACCCCCATGTTTTTGCTGATCAGGATATCACCACTGCTTCCCAACTCTACGCCAACTGGGAACGCATCAAAAAGCAGGAAAAGGCCGACCACGGAGATGGCCCCCAAAAGGTTTTTGCTTCACTGCCCAAAGCCCTTCCCCCGTTGCTGCGCGCCTACCGGATCAATTCCAAGGCCGCCCGGATCGGGTTTACCTGGGACAAGGACGAGGATCAGGAGACCAAGCTGCGTGAAGAATGGCAGGAGTGGCTCGAAGCCAAACAAAGCGGCGATCCCCGGCAGATGGAAGAGGAGTTCGGCGACTACCTCTTTGCACTCACGGAATACGGCCGCAGACATAATCTCAAGGCCAATACCTGTCTGAGCAGGGCCAACAAGAAATTTCTCGACAGGTTCGACAAGCTTGAGAACCTGGCCATTGAACGGGGATTGGACATCTCGGAGATGAGTCTTCAGGAAATGGATCAGCTCTGGGATACGATCAAGCAACAGGAAGACAAGTCCGGTTCGGATTGA
- a CDS encoding YhjD/YihY/BrkB family envelope integrity protein, with amino-acid sequence MATTDRMRDVVKGVAALATRSRMLISLKWWGETVVQGFLHDNCLLRASALTYVTALAIVPFFAVAFSVSKGLGFQNSMYIRELLLRVFAQNSNLVDQVIGYINNTNVGTLGIIGVASIVVTVFLLFNNIESSFNVIWGVTTGRTPVRKFTDYLTLILICPFLVITSLSTTAYLQKSHVLEQIMGATMLGGFRAVVIGFVLPLLPVVLGLFVIYTVIPNVKVKFGSALIGALVSSILLQSTQMYFISRSMEGSQYNAIYGSFAQVPLAFLLMYWSWVVVLLGAEVSYAMQNFKESDKGGVGTAMTPLVRIQAALELLTLLARAARLGEPPLASHVLAPKIRLSLKDTNKILEELVHLGFVVQIIREEGDGYGLYRLPQSLTLMEIIRSMLSCDTCPGSRPLREVDADVEQALHAFYQSAVASRENVTLEEFAKKQDHKGGEPALENKGQVV; translated from the coding sequence ATGGCCACAACCGACAGGATGCGTGACGTTGTCAAGGGGGTTGCCGCCTTGGCAACCCGTTCACGGATGCTGATCTCTCTCAAATGGTGGGGGGAGACCGTTGTCCAGGGGTTCCTGCATGACAATTGTCTATTGCGGGCTTCCGCCTTGACCTATGTAACCGCCTTGGCCATTGTTCCCTTTTTTGCTGTGGCCTTTTCCGTGTCCAAGGGGCTCGGATTTCAGAATTCCATGTACATTCGGGAGCTTTTGCTCCGTGTATTTGCCCAGAACAGCAACCTGGTGGATCAGGTCATCGGCTATATCAACAATACCAACGTGGGAACCCTGGGGATCATCGGGGTGGCCTCCATTGTTGTCACGGTCTTTTTGCTGTTCAACAATATCGAATCATCCTTCAATGTCATCTGGGGGGTCACCACAGGGCGGACACCCGTGCGCAAGTTTACGGATTATCTGACCCTGATCCTCATCTGTCCCTTTCTGGTCATCACTTCCCTGAGCACCACGGCCTATCTCCAGAAGTCCCATGTCCTTGAGCAGATCATGGGGGCAACCATGCTCGGGGGATTCCGGGCGGTGGTCATCGGGTTTGTTCTCCCCCTTTTGCCCGTGGTTCTCGGGCTTTTTGTCATCTACACGGTCATCCCCAACGTCAAGGTCAAGTTTGGCAGTGCTCTGATCGGTGCTCTGGTTTCCAGTATCCTGTTGCAATCCACCCAGATGTATTTCATCAGCAGGTCCATGGAGGGCAGCCAGTACAATGCCATCTATGGAAGTTTCGCCCAGGTGCCTCTGGCGTTTCTGCTCATGTATTGGAGCTGGGTGGTTGTGCTGCTGGGTGCCGAGGTCAGTTATGCCATGCAGAATTTCAAGGAAAGCGACAAGGGAGGGGTGGGAACGGCCATGACTCCCCTTGTGCGCATCCAGGCGGCTCTTGAACTGCTGACCCTGCTGGCAAGGGCTGCCCGACTGGGCGAGCCTCCTCTTGCCAGTCATGTACTGGCCCCCAAAATTCGCCTTTCCCTCAAGGATACCAACAAAATTCTGGAAGAACTGGTGCATCTGGGGTTTGTAGTCCAGATCATCAGGGAGGAAGGGGACGGGTATGGCCTGTATCGGCTTCCCCAGTCATTGACATTGATGGAGATCATCCGTTCCATGCTTTCCTGTGATACCTGCCCCGGTTCACGACCCCTGCGGGAGGTGGACGCCGATGTGGAGCAGGCCTTGCATGCCTTTTACCAGTCCGCAGTTGCAAGCCGGGAGAATGTGACCCTGGAAGAGTTTGCAAAGAAACAGGATCACAAGGGGGGAGAACCAGCCCTGGAGAACAAGGGACAGGTCGTTTGA
- a CDS encoding potassium channel family protein: protein MHKKSFAAYYYQLKLRYGSFLPFVMGCFVFFLVFLYGLFIYMHVEGWGFLDSFYQVVITLSTVGFTETHELSETGRLLTSTLILLGVGTFAYLVGAFTQFLVEGKIQDVWGRRKVQKIIDTLQDHFIVCGYGRIGSVVTREIMADGWPIVVIESDPAQVDKLKGKEVLTIEGDATSDEVLMAAGLDRARGLIACLNQVAENVYVTLTARQTNPGIYIVARADKEGSVQKLMMAGANKALTPHMIGGLRMAQMALRPTVTDFLELAQQGEELQMEEIVIQKGSGLVGKDLIASGIRPRFNLIIIAIRKVSGRMIFNPGPREVLEEGDVMVGIGKYENFERFAQQIRKT from the coding sequence ATGCACAAGAAATCATTTGCTGCCTATTATTATCAGCTCAAGCTCCGGTACGGGAGTTTTCTCCCTTTTGTCATGGGGTGTTTTGTTTTTTTTCTGGTATTCCTGTATGGTCTTTTCATCTATATGCATGTGGAAGGGTGGGGATTCCTCGACAGCTTCTACCAGGTGGTCATCACCCTTTCCACGGTTGGATTCACGGAAACACATGAGCTTTCGGAGACAGGACGGCTTCTGACCTCGACCCTGATTCTTCTCGGGGTCGGCACCTTTGCCTATCTGGTGGGGGCTTTCACCCAGTTTTTGGTCGAGGGAAAGATTCAGGATGTATGGGGGAGACGCAAGGTGCAAAAGATCATCGACACATTGCAGGATCATTTTATTGTTTGCGGATACGGGCGGATCGGGAGCGTGGTCACCCGGGAGATCATGGCTGATGGATGGCCCATTGTTGTCATTGAGAGCGATCCCGCTCAGGTGGATAAACTCAAGGGCAAAGAGGTTCTGACCATTGAGGGGGATGCGACTTCGGACGAGGTGCTTATGGCGGCCGGACTGGACCGGGCACGGGGGCTCATAGCCTGCCTGAATCAGGTGGCCGAGAATGTCTATGTCACCCTGACCGCCCGCCAGACCAATCCGGGCATCTATATTGTTGCCCGGGCGGACAAGGAAGGGTCCGTGCAAAAATTGATGATGGCCGGTGCCAACAAGGCCCTTACTCCGCACATGATCGGGGGGCTGCGCATGGCCCAGATGGCCCTTCGGCCAACGGTCACCGATTTTCTTGAACTGGCGCAACAGGGCGAGGAACTTCAGATGGAGGAGATCGTGATCCAGAAGGGATCGGGTCTGGTTGGCAAGGACCTGATCGCCTCGGGGATCCGGCCCAGGTTCAATCTGATCATCATTGCCATTCGCAAGGTGAGCGGAAGGATGATCTTCAATCCAGGTCCCCGGGAAGTGCTTGAAGAGGGGGATGTCATGGTGGGCATCGGCAAGTACGAGAATTTCGAACGGTTCGCCCAGCAGATCCGCAAGACATAG